GCGGAAGAGGTCCTGGCAGAGCTCCTCAAAGCGGGCGCGGGTGATGGAGGTGTAGAAGTCGATACCCTCAAACAGGGAGTCGATCTCAATGGACGTCTGGGCAGACGAAGAAAGAGTGCGCTTGGCACGCTCGCAGGCAGTTCGGAGACGGCGCAGAGCACGAGCGTTGGTAGACAGATCCTGTGTTTGAAAGTTAGCTTTAGTACTTTGAAAAAGTGGGGACGGGTCGCTGTCGTATCCGGCGGTACTCAAGTTGCTGTCGTGCCCGGCGTtgccaccatggccgtcgtTGCCAGCATTTCCCGAGTTGCCTTCGTGTCTGGCGTTTCCCATGTTTCTGGGAGATCTCACTTTCTTAAATTTCCTCTTGAACTCCAAGACAAAATGATTGACAAGACGGTTGTCGAAGTCCTCACCACCCAGATGAGTGTCACCAGCGGTGGACTTGACCTCGAAAATGCCCTCCTCAATGGTCAGGAGGGACACATCGAAAGTACCACCGCCAAGATCGAAAATGAGGACGTTGCGCTCGCCCTCAACCTTCTTGTCCAGGCCGtaggcgatggcggcggccgtgggctcGTTGATGATACGCAGGACGTTGAGGCCGGCGATGAGACCAGCGTCCTTGGtggcctggcgctggctgtCGTTGAAGTAGGCAGGGACAGTGACGACAGCATTGGTGACCTGGGTGCCCAGGTAGCTCTCGGCAGTCTCACGCATCTTGGTCAAGACCATGGAAGAGATCTCTTCGGGGGTGAAGGTCTTCTGCTCGCCCTTGAACTCGACCTCGATGGCAGGCTTGCCAGCCTTGTCGGTGACCTTGAAGGGGAAATGCTTCATGTCGGCCTGGACCTCAGCGTCGTTGAACTTGCGGCCAATCAATCGCTTGGCGTCGAAGACGGTGTTGTGAGGGTTCATGGCGACCTGGTTcttggcggcatcgccaaTCAGACGCTCAGTGTCGGTGAAGGCAACGAAAGAGGGCGTGGTGCGGTTGCCCTGGTCGTTGGCAATGATATCGCATCGATCCTCGCGGAAGATGCCCACGCACGAGTACGTGGTACCCAGATCGATACCGACGGCGGGACCCATGATGACGTTTGTGTGTGAATACGGCTGTGATGTGTGGAGGGGGGTATGCTGCAAACAAAGAGACGGCGAAACAGCGAGCCAATTCAATCAATGAATTGAACTGCGTAGAAGAAGGAAGGTGCGATGTGTGCGGGTATGAGAGGAAGGATGAGGGAAAAGAGTTTCGGGGCGAGTTGGGCGGTTGTGAGAGGCATCTAAATAAaagaaggcgggcgggcttcgATGTGCTTCTACACTGTTCCAAGCCAGCCCACCAGAAGGTTGCAGGGGGTGCCGGAAGGCTCTGGCAGCCACTGGCGGCCGCTGTACCCCGCTAGAACCGCTGGCCAGGCAGCGGGCGACCCGGGCGCCCGTCCAGCTGGAGCGCTTAACCGATGAATCAATCCACCAATCTCTGCAGTGACGATGGAGCTGCAAGGGTCCTTTCGATGCCGCTCgtcactcgctcgctcactgcCTTTGCCCGGCGCCCTtgcatcatcatggccgctGCCCCCCGAAGCTGCTGGTGTGCCTCCAGAGAGTGGGGGtgtccttttttttttttttttgatgTCATGGCTGCCCGTCGAGAGCTCCCGAAAATTCCATGTCGCGGGGCACCGTCGTCACCTCTCCAAGTCGCCGGAACCTTGTCTCACCCGCGGAATCAGGCGGTCTGCCAGGTAGCACATACCCGTTGCCCAGGTGCCTGCCCCACCTGTACCCTCTGGAAGCTCGACGATCAAGTTGGTCGCTtgctggctgccctgcccctcTTTTCCCgtcccctcctcgtccgcgtcgctCGCTCACACCACCAAGCTCGCTGCCTCACTGCCCCTCCAggtccctcgccgccgccaccatgatCGCGAGGGGCGCTGCACGatgagacgagacgaccGAATTCTGCGCAAGCGAAACGGGCACGCCCCATGCTCTAAAGGCCCAGCCGGCATTCGACTCGAAACCAACCAAGACGAGCGAAACTCGAAGCAACATGCAGCATGGCCTGCCGAGCTGACAATGGTGGCAGGCTTTTGGTCCGTCCACTCGCCCAGCGCAATTGAATTTTCGCTTCCCTGAGCTTCTGGTGGGTGGCGAGGCAACGCCTCCTTGACCCGTTTTGGTgggccatcatcgtccgTCCGTAACCCGCAGCTTTTACACCGGCGGGGCCATTGTGGGCGCCATCTGCATGCGGGAAAAACTGGGATCGCGCCAAAACTGCGTTGGCACGGCGAATGATGGACCCTGGTGAGGTGCCTCCTTGAGTCCTTGGGATCGGTCTCGTCTAGCCTAGCACTCTCCTCGAAGCTCGTTGAGTTccccgagctcgagctctGGATGCTCGAGATGTTCTCGACGCCCTCTCAATGCAACGCTCCGTCGTAATCTGGTGATTCTCCCCCGTCTTAAATTCCAATTGTCGGTCACAGTGGAAGCTTCTTCTGCTAGTGCAACCGCCGACCGCGCAACGTCAAACTCAGTTTGCCCTGAAATGGCATCCCAGCGAAGAGCTCCCGAGAGGTCCGGAAGCTGGCAAAGGACGGCAGGAAATCGCCGATGCCATCATGGGCTGAAGGCTGGTGGCATGGATCACGCATGTTAAAGTTGATagagccgccgctcccgccagAGTACACATGAGCACATGAAACGGATGTGGCCCGAGAGGCGTGAAAGACTCAACGGGGTTACTCCTCTATCAATGGGGGTATCTAACACAAAGGGAGGCCCGCAGCCGACGTACCATCCTCTTTCAGGCGGGAGAGGCTTCGTTCAGCGTCGTCTTGAGCCCTTGTCTTCCGCCAGGGCTCTCGAGCCTTATTCCCGTGTAATCCTCCGCTCGCATCCGGCGGCCCCTCAACAGATTCCAGAGATAGGGTTTATCGTAGACGACATCTTGGCTTccgtcaccatcgtcatcgaccGCCGACTTGCTTCCAAGCACCACGTTTCCGAGAAAGAAGCAGCAGGACCAAGACTGGTAGAATGGCCAAGTTAGCCCTTCGGCATCCCATAGTTGCCCGCAGCTCGGGGTACCTACCAGGACCATGAACGGAACAATAGCAACAAATGCCCAGACTACACCCATCTTCTCTTCCGTTAGCACCTTCACGCAGGAGAAGCAGTCCGAATAGTTCTCGCTCACCTTTGCGTCGTAGATTGCCTGCCGCCTGGCTCCTTCGGGCAGCTCTCCCAGTCTGGAGAAGTCGCTGTGCTTCGAGTCAAGCCCAGACGTGTTGTTGAACACGGTCGACATGATGGTAAGACCGATGGTCCCGCCAAAGGGAACAGCAACAGCCATCAGCCCAATGACCGCCGCACGGTGGGCTTTGAAGATGCCAATGCCATGAAGTGGCGCAATCATAAACCGGAGACCCATGCCGCAACCGACCAGCGCCATCATGCCGAATATCGTTGCCGTTCTTTCCATATACAAGGCCCACGCGAGGACTCCAACACCTACCATCTCAATGATTGAGCCCAGGAACAATGGCGGAAACGTCATGCGCGGCCAACGGTTGCAGAGGATGGAGCACAGGTAGATGCCAACTGTCACGATCCATGAGTATGAGTGCGTTCGCAACTGGAACGACGCTGCTCACCTCCAATTCCTGGCGTAAAATAGAGCAACTGAAGGCCTGCCTTGTCTGAGCTGTTCCCCTGTACAGCCAGTAAGCATTCGCCATGTCAGGTGCAATCTCGGGATGTTTTCCATACCTTGACTGCGATAAAGTAGATGTTGCAAAAGTAGAGCACCTATGGCTTTCAGCACGAGGTCCTCTTGGGAACATGAGGGTAGCCGCCTACAGAAAACATGGCCATGCCGGTGGCGCACTCGGTGTAGAAGATCAGCCCAAGATCCCGATTCGTCAACATCGCCCACGGGATCATGGCTCTCTGCCACGGCATCTTCTTGGACAACGCCCGTCCTGGAGAAAGCATCCTCTCCCacgcgaagaagaagccaaCAAACAAGCATCCCACGACAAGAGACACAATCACGGCAGCCGAAGCCCAGGGATAGGTCACGCCGCCCCATGTCAGGCCGAGGATAATGAGGCCAAAGCCAATGACGAAGAGTGCCTGTCCACCCACGTCGACTGTCTTGAGGCGCACCACCAACTTGGCGCGACGCCCAGTCTCAGCcgtctcgtcgagctccggGATCGGCTGTGGCCCCAAGAGCTCCTTGCGTAGGACGAAAAAGATGGCCAGCagggcaacggcggcgatggggagGTTGATCCCAAAACACCATCTCCAGTCGGCCCTCGTCAGGtagccgccgacgacggggcccATGGCGTAggagatgccgccgacgaacGCAAAGATGGCCCAATTCTTGGCGTTCTCTCGCAGGGTGACTCTGTCGGCGAGAATGGTGCGAACAACGACGTTCAACCCGGCGGAGGCAATGCCTTGGAAGGCGCGACCAAGCAAAAGGACGGCATAGGCGTTGGTTGGGGCTCCCGTGCACAGAGCGCTCCCGACCATCATGATGAGTACGGCcgcggtgatggcggcgtaTCGGCCAAATACATCGGCCATCAGGGCCCAAAACGGGATGAACGCAGCAGAAGTGAGGTTGAAAGCCGAAACGATCCAATTCTGCTGGGATATTTCGTTGAAGTCGCTCGCGATCCATGGCAGTGCGCTCGCGATACTTGAGATCAACGAGTCAGAGTAAGCAAGCCAGGTGAACTCGCATGGGGTACGTGTGCGTACATGGTGGCATCAAGCGCTTGCAGAGAGTATGGCCATAGCAGGCCAAAGATGATTTTCCATCGGTATTTTCTCACTTTTGACTTGTCTGCCTTGCAGTCCGGGCATGTTGCGGTTTCCGGCTCTTGTCGGTGGGGACACGTCCTTGGGGGCGGTTTTGGGGACGATTCATCGCGCGACGGGCTGAGAAACTTCTTGTATATGTAGGTTGCCATTGTGAGCGGCACCGGAGACCCTTGGTGCGTGTTGAAGAGGTGCGATGACAAGCGAGAGGCTTCACTATACTAGAGTCGCGCGTGTGATGGACATATATAGTCTAGATGTCCCACAACCATTCTGCCTCAGGGCGGAGTGCTGTCACAGTAGCCGCCCCGGCCACATCATGAGCCACGACAGTCAGGGGTATAATCTGGGGGCCTTCGGCCAGCATTACGGGTCCAGGCATGCTTCGGGATCTTGCACCTCGAATGAGTTCCCAAAGGGATGTGTCGATTCGAAGGCAGAGCCACAACCAGATGGGGCCATAACCAGATGATGGACCAGGGTTCTGGCCATAGGGCTGTGGCTTGATGCCGCAATGCCGTCGGTCAGTCAGGGCGAGGGATGGCATAGTGGGGCTTGCCGAGTTGGCCTCGCATGACTATCCTGATTGGGAGGACCTTGActgacgacgccgatgatgcAGCCCCAGGAAGACACGCAAGAGTTTGGTAGACTAAGCACGCTTGACTGCTCTTTTACCCGTTATCCTCACTACAGAGAATCACGCGCGATACAATCGTCCATCGTCTTTGTCTGATGTCGCCTTGCTCTGCTCGGACAGCATCACTCCGTAGGGTTACCATGGGCGTTGAGGCTGGTGGATGGAAAGGTTCTCTagcgtcgaggctgcgcaTTGGGGCTGATCCATGCTCAACCGGTTGAAAGACAGGGACTCAGCGCAGCGAGCCAGAACGCGAAGAATACGCGGTGCCTGAGGGCTGGCAGCGACCGGCTCCACCTGGAGAAATGTCAGCCTTCGGTGTGACGGGACGGTCAGCGCAGAGATATGCGGAACACGAGCCATGCGATGAGAACGGCCCTTCGTTCAAAAAGACGCCCGGCTGCAGTAGCCCCTGCCGCCCGGTCCTGCCCCCTCTTGCCGCGCCCAGAGCATCCCGGTTGGCCTCAACCGACCCGGGAATTGCGGGGCccaggcggctgcggctccgaGGGTGAAGCAACACGGCCGAGGGTGGGGTCCGTCGCCCCCCCGAGCCAAGCCGGGTCGTCCACCAGTCACGTGCCAAAGCAGCTGACCAagagtcagtcagtcagagCCTGGAGCCCCGTCACTCTCGGCGGTGCGGATGTAATGACGAAATTCTAGGCCTCCAAAGGaaggccgccaccagccGACTGCTCCACGTTTGGTTGGCGTCCTTTCGTCCGAAGCCCTGCGCACCAGCCAACGGTGCTGCATAGAGTCGGCCGGTCTCGAGCTGGCCCTTCAGAGCCGCTTCGCAGATTCAGAGTCGTACCAAGGCCGGAGAGTCACGACGAAATTTGACGACGCCCAACAGCTAACTTACCATCCTCCGGGGCGCGGGGAAAGGGCTTTTTGCTGCAGCATATAAATTGTACATTTCGGTCCCCGTTGAGGCCGCTGGGTAGCGACCCTGCAGAGAGGGTCCCAAAAAGAGCTGGGCACCGTGCTGGCTATATCAACAGTGATCCATGCTGGCAGTGCGGCCGTGTCAAatgagctggctggctggcaagcCACGACGTCAGCAAGATGCAGCGACGCGACAGTGTGGACGGATTGGTGCTGTCATGTTGACGTTACAGCGTGACCGTGACAGTGACAGGTTTCCATTGAGAGGGGCGGCGGATCCATCCAGTGCAGCCCCGTCCCGTCAGGCCCAGGCAAGGTAGGCAGCCCTCCGTTGCATCCTGAAAATCTCGACACGGCAGGAGCTCCGACTGCTGCGCATGCGTCGTACCTGCCCCCAAGaagtaaaaaaaaaactaCCCACGTGACGGACAGTAATGAATGAGGACACTCGCAGTTTGCCTTGCAACGTCTCCTCTCTCGTCATGCATTCCCTGGATTCGACAATGGCTTTTGACACCGCTACAGCACACCTCACCACCCTCCAACGAGGCGAGAGCCGCTGCCTACTGTAAACCGAGTGTGGAACCTGCCGCCATACGGATCACCGGGCGTCCGCGTTTCAGCGCGCGCCAGCAGTCGGTCCGCGAGCTACCAaaccagcccggcccagcccagcctaaGCAGGCCGGTCCGCAGACCAGTCACAGCCGCCAGATTAGGTCGCATTACGCTGTTGAAAGGCACCCTTCTTCATCAGTCCGGTGCCTGCTCTGCTCTAGCCCACGATTACCCTTGCCGGGGCGTCGCGCCTCCACGGCGCCTGACAGCTCCCCCCACTGCCGTTCGTCCACGCGCAACGAACAGCCGAGATCCCTTTCGCCCGAAGCTCGCTCTGCCCGCCCCCAACTTCTGCGCTGGCCATTCCTGGCaccggcccgcgcccgccgtccggAAGTGACGAAGCCGACAGCTACTGGCAGCCCGGCGGTGCGATCGATACAGTACTTACATTAGTAGTGCCTACTTGGGTACCTTTAGGTAGCGAACGACGCAACTGGCCTTACGTACCTACATACAACGTTGCGGTCAGCCCTTTGCCAGCAGCCTCCTGTGTCCAaccgtcttcctcttcgacACATGTGAGTGCGCGACGTCTTGGTGACCCCCATGTCGCACCCATGACCACTGGTGGGCTTCCCTCTGTCACAGCTTATCCGCGTTGGCACATGTACGCAAAACCACGCGACTAGCAGTAGTCGCACATCGCACGGCAGCACATGCGAAGCCACCTCTCGGATCAGCCGCTCACTGACTGCCTTTTCCGTACAGGTCCTTTCCCTACGTCTCCTTCCGTCCCGTCGATAATTCCCTGCGTCTTCTAATACGCACCACGGCAGCCCCGGTGTGGCTCCGTTACCAAGGGTAGGTTGAGTGCCATATCAGCTATTTCCCTCGTTGTCTTCCCTGTCCATCAGAGTCGGTCCCCGGCTCCCCCCattgcccctcccccacagCGACGGCTATTGCTCCAAGTCGTATTGACTTTCGGGCCTCCGGAGGAGGACTCAAGCGAGCACTTTCCCATGAGCCGtctcccgcctcccccggccCACGTACCCCAGTCCACGTCTGCGTCTGCCCAGCTCTCCCCAAACATCCTTCTCGATCCCGTTCCTGGGACGGTCCACTTGGAAGCACGACATTACCTCTTGCACCCACGGAGTTTGTCAACCAGACAACACCACTGGTACCCTGCGGCGACCAGTTGCGGGGACTCCGCTCCACATCCCGACCATTGCCGTGCCTGGCAGCTCTTATATAACCTACCTCCCATCCCTTCTTATCCCCCCCCTACCCTCACGTACTCGTGCTTCATTGTTCGATAGTACCGCAACTCAAGCTGAAGTTGCCACATACACAAACCCGGCCAATCGTGGTCCAACGAGCGAGTGTAATGCCAGCCTACTACCTTCAGGACTGCCACTACTTCTACCGCACCGCTCTGCGCGGTctcagcatcagcaccagcgTCTCGCCGCTCTACTCATAAAATTTCACGGACTTGCTGACAAGATGACCGCCAAAGTCCGCGTCTTCAGTCCTCCAAACTCCCTGGCAGCGCGGCTGGCAGAGCCTCCCGCCGACCCAGCTACGCCCCGAAGTGTCCCAGAGCCTCCGGCTTCCGTCTCGTCACGTCAGCCTCTGAACCTGTCATCGGCTTACACCAGAGTGCCCATGGCTACCCACAGTGCGCACAAGGAGGGCGGCATCACTTTTGCTGCCCAAGACAAGCTTCCCAAGCTCCCCATTcccaacctcgacgacactTGCAAAAGATACTTGGAGGTTCTTGCGCCACTTCAGGCCCCCCGCGAACGGGCTGAGACGAGACATGCCGTTCAGGAGTTCCTCAAACAAGACGGGCCCGATTTGCAAGACAAGCTCAAGAAGTATGCCCATGGCAAGACGAGCTACATCGAGCAGTTCTGTAAGTGGACCCCCTTGGCCAGCATACGTGACTATGGCTGACAATGGCAGGGTACGACTCGTATCTCAACTTTGACAACCCCGTGGTCCTCAACCTGAACCCATTCTTCCTTCTCGAAGATGACCCTACGCCGGCGAGAAACAACCAAGTCACCCGTGCGGCTTCACTGGTCGTGTCCGCCCTCGACTTTATCCGAGCTGTCCGAAAAGAGGAGCTTCCTCCCGACACGTTCAAGGGCACGCCGCTCTGCATGTACCAGTTTTCTCGCTTATTTGGCACTGCGAGAGTGCCGACCGAGAACGGCTGTCAAATCGTGCAGGACCCGCAATCAACGCATATCGCGGTCATGTGCCATGGCCAGATCTACTGGTTTGATGTCTTAGACGACAACTCCGACGTTATCATGACCGAGAAGGACATTGCCATCAACCTACAGACAATCACCGAGGATGCCGCTCAAATCCCGATCCAGGAGGCTGCCAAAGGTGCTCTCGGTGTCTTGAGCACGGAGAACCGCAAGGTGTGGTCTGGCCTCAGAGACGTTTTGACGAAGAACCCCGGCTCAAACAACGCCGACTGTCTCAACATCATAGACTCCGCGCTCTTTGTCCTCTGCCTTGACTACACGGAACCACCCAACGTCGCAGCATTGTGTCAGAACATGCTGTGTGGCACAAGCGAAGTGAAGAATGGAGTTCAAATCGGCACCTGCACCAACCGCTGGTACGACAAGATGCAAATAATTGTTTGCAAAAACGGCAGCGCAGGTATCAACTTTGAGCATACAGGTGTGGACGGCCACACCGTGCTCAGATTCGCCAGTGATGTTTACACAGACACGATTCTCCGCTTCGCCCGCTCCATCAACGGCCAAGCACCCACCCTTTGGGCATCAACAAGCCCCGACCCATCCAAGCGAGACCCCGAAAGTTTTGGCGATGTCAATACCACACCACGGAAGCTTGAATGGGACATGATTCCGGAGTTGAGCATAGCTGTCCGCTTCGCCGAGACTAGACTTGCCGATTTAATCGAGCAGAACGAGTTTCAGTGTCTCGACTTCGGGTCTTACGGCAAGAACTTCATCACCTCAATGGGGTTCTCGCCCGATGCATTTGTGCAGATGGCTTTTCAGGCCGCGTACTATGGCTTGTACGGCCGCGTCGAATGTACTTACGAGCCGGCGATGACCAAGGTGTATTTGCACGGCCGCACCGAGGCTGTTCGGACAGTTTCAAGCGACTCGGTTGACTTTGTCCAAACGTTCTGGGCAGACAATCCGCTCGAGCAGAAGATAGAAGCGCTGAAAACTGCGTGCCAGAAGCACGTCAATCGAACGAAGGAGTGCGCAAAGGCCCAAGGCTGCGATCGGCACCTGTATGCCTTGTTCTGCGTTTGGCAGAAGTacgtcgatgacgagatTGGCAGCGGCATGAGCAGCTTCGGCCAGTCTAGCCCAGTAGATGGGTACTCACCCGTAGGCAGCCCTGAGAAGGCCTCAAGCATCTCATCCCTGGACGGTGTCGAAATAGGACGCAGCAGGGAACGTGGCGATAGCACCAACTCGCGATCACGAGACAGTCACCCTCTGCCATTTATATTCGCAGACTCTGGCTGGGACAAGCTAAACACGACGGTTTTGTCGACATCAAACTGCGGCAACCCGTCGCTCCGGCACTTTGGCTTCGGCCCGACCTCAGGCGACGGCTTCGGCATCGGGTACATTATCAAGGATGATTCCATTTCTATTTGCGTCTCGAGCAAGCATCGCCAAACGAAGCGCTTTGTCGACGCGCTTGAGAGCTATCTCCTCGAAATTCGACGGATCCTCCGTGTAACAAACCGCAAATCGTCGACAGCCAAGACCAGTCGGGCACGGGAGGCAGAGGAATCAAGGCCAAAGCCCGTCGGCCGGAAGTCACGTGGCCGGCTCGTCACCGGTCTCGAGACGGTGAGGACGCCTCGATCCCAAGACGGGTCGTCGCTCGCGGAGGAAAGCATTACAGCcagtgatgacgacgaacTTGGAGGATGTAAGTTTGCAACCACCCAAGAATGATACTGCACACAATGCTAACGCGCATCTCCAGACGGGTTCTTTGACGCGGGCATGCTGCGTCAGGCACTCAAGGCACGGGATCCCGCGGCGGACACGAGTGAGACCAAGGCATCGGAGCGGGCGGCAGTACAGGCCCGACGAAGGGATGTGGGCAAGAAGCTTCGCTTAACGACGGAATGATGATGAGCGTGTTGTATGAATTGTAGCTTTTGGGCCTTGTGCGCCGTGGGGGATTTGTTTGTTGGATATCGATTGCCAAAGCCATAGCCGGATATATTGCACCGCAATCATATGGCCCAAGAACCAAGTGCGTTATCCCGAGTTTGCATCTCCGGCGTACAAGCTTGGCTTGGATGTTGCTGAGAATGGCCATGCCCACAAGTCGGTTGCGGTCCAAGACATACCTGGTCGCAACACATTGCCAAGCTCACATGTTTCGAAGAGAAGGTACAAGTGCAGAGCTTGCAGCATGATTGCTCAGACGCCATATATGCAcattatatatatatgccGTGAATGATGACTCCCTGTACGCCGCGTCGGGCTGTCCCGCAACTGTGACCCCTTCTAAAAACCCAACGCCAGACCTCACAATGGATACATACAACATGACGTAGAAATACACTTCCTCCCAAGAGAATTAATGTCCCGTCACCGCGGAACCAAGACCACGAGTTTCCTTTCCCTTTTCGGGAGGGGCCCTTTGGGGTGGTCTCGTCATCGAGCCAATGACGCGGGCCTCCTCGCTCTCCGCTCAGTTGAGCTCATGCATCTGGCCACGGTGGTTATCCGATGTCTGTGCGGATGCCTCATAGATGAcgggctgctggggctggaagccgtgcggcggtggcggctgctgctgctgctgggggccCGGGCCAGGAGCCGGGTAGCCGCCCCATTGGGGCACGCCGGGGCTCGTGCTGTTCGTGCGCGGGTCCGTCATGTGCGTCATGTGCGAGGCCGTGGGAGATGTTGGGGCGAGCgacgggtcggcggcggcaggatAGTATCCaccaagcggcggcggcatggtcTGAGGGTACTGCTGGTTGGGAGGGAGATAGCTCTGGACAGAAGGAGCGTAGTTGGGGTTGTAGTACGACGTGTGCGggccaggctgctgctgctgctgctgcatcatgctgggcggcggcacgcttGGGTGTTGCACGGGAGACTGTTCCAtgggcgggctcgccgtctTGCCAGCATCGGCCTGCTTCTTGCCGCGCCGTAGGCAGAAGAAAgcgatgatgccggcgatACCAATCgcggcgacaccaccaaCGACACCTCCGACAATGGCTGCCACGGGCGTCTTcttgcctccgccgccgccgcctccaccactgttgtccttgtcgctgctgtcgctgttGCCAGAACCATCGGTActggtggtggcagccgcTGATGAGGTTTTTGACAGCGCGCCAGATGGAGTTGGGTCACCGATAGTGCTCTTGCCCGTCTGCTTCGTGTTGAGAAGTGaagtcgacgagcccgtctGCGTGATTGTGAAGTAGGACCGGCTGATGGTCTGGCCGGCGAAGGTCGTGAAGGCCTGGTTGGCCAAAGAGTCGCTAATGGCCGCACACCAGTAGTCTGTGATGCCGCCAGGAAACGCAATGGTGTTGCAGAATTTACTCGCCGCGTTTGTGCTTGTTTCTTGCGTTAGTCACAAAAAGGGTAGAGCGAACGGCAGGGTGAGTGAGCAGAGGGCAGCGCATACCACTTGAGCACAAGAGTGTCCTGAGCGCAGCTGTCGCCACACTTGCTCGACGAAACGATGTCGTTGTAGTCCATGCATCCGAACCGGAAGTTGGAGCCCCCGTCGTTGTAACACATGACGACACCGGAGTGAGTCGGCTGTGAAAAGACGAGGCCGCATGTCGCGCTAGGGCCACAGGTGTAGGCCCAGCTGGCGTTGCCCGAGATGTATCCGCAGGTGTTGTCgggggccacggccatggtcAACTTATAAGACGTCGAGTCCTGGCGACGCAGCAACTCGTGCATGCTCGGCGGCACTGTCGGCCTGGGAGACATGCCGTCCGCAGGCAGGACGACCGAACGCGTGGCTTGGGGTATCCGCGCGACAAGCCGGGCTTCGACGGCCGTCGATATGCACATGGCCGCCAGAGCGGCCATCAACTGAGTGACCTTCATGACTTGGTGACTTATACACAACAGAGGAGAATCCACCGGAAGGACGTGACGTGACGGATGAGGCTACCGAAACGGGCAAGACAAGAAtaaggagaggaagaagaagcaaaTAAACGAGCGAACAATTCTTCAATCCTCTTCTCCAGACCGAGGGGggcacgaggcggcggggagtTGTTTTATTGCGCGAGACACCACGAATGGTTCAACCCCGGTCccccatcatggcggcggcggcggcggcggcgggacctCATCGCAACTCGAGCACACCCGGACCATCCCATGCAGCCCTGGCCTAGCGCCTCGGGCGTCAGGAACAGGCATTGGCCACGATGGAGCGCGATGGTGAATTGAGTCGTGACGGGAGGCATCAGCCTCCAATGGACGGTCGTGGAG
The genomic region above belongs to Purpureocillium takamizusanense chromosome 5, complete sequence and contains:
- the YAT1 gene encoding Carnitine O-acetyltransferase (EggNog:ENOG503NUER~COG:I), with protein sequence MTAKVRVFSPPNSLAARLAEPPADPATPRSVPEPPASVSSRQPLNLSSAYTRVPMATHSAHKEGGITFAAQDKLPKLPIPNLDDTCKRYLEVLAPLQAPRERAETRHAVQEFLKQDGPDLQDKLKKYAHGKTSYIEQFWYDSYLNFDNPVVLNLNPFFLLEDDPTPARNNQVTRAASLVVSALDFIRAVRKEELPPDTFKGTPLCMYQFSRLFGTARVPTENGCQIVQDPQSTHIAVMCHGQIYWFDVLDDNSDVIMTEKDIAINLQTITEDAAQIPIQEAAKGALGVLSTENRKVWSGLRDVLTKNPGSNNADCLNIIDSALFVLCLDYTEPPNVAALCQNMLCGTSEVKNGVQIGTCTNRWYDKMQIIVCKNGSAGINFEHTGVDGHTVLRFASDVYTDTILRFARSINGQAPTLWASTSPDPSKRDPESFGDVNTTPRKLEWDMIPELSIAVRFAETRLADLIEQNEFQCLDFGSYGKNFITSMGFSPDAFVQMAFQAAYYGLYGRVECTYEPAMTKVYLHGRTEAVRTVSSDSVDFVQTFWADNPLEQKIEALKTACQKHVNRTKECAKAQGCDRHLYALFCVWQKYVDDEIGSGMSSFGQSSPVDGYSPVGSPEKASSISSLDGVEIGRSRERGDSTNSRSRDSHPLPFIFADSGWDKLNTTVLSTSNCGNPSLRHFGFGPTSGDGFGIGYIIKDDSISICVSSKHRQTKRFVDALESYLLEIRRILRVTNRKSSTAKTSRAREAEESRPKPVGRKSRGRLVTGLETVRTPRSQDGSSLAEESITASDDDELGGYGFFDAGMLRQALKARDPAADTSETKASERAAVQARRRDVGKKLRLTTE
- the YAT1 gene encoding Carnitine O-acetyltransferase (EggNog:ENOG503NUER~COG:I); the encoded protein is MATHSAHKEGGITFAAQDKLPKLPIPNLDDTCKRYLEVLAPLQAPRERAETRHAVQEFLKQDGPDLQDKLKKYAHGKTSYIEQFWYDSYLNFDNPVVLNLNPFFLLEDDPTPARNNQVTRAASLVVSALDFIRAVRKEELPPDTFKGTPLCMYQFSRLFGTARVPTENGCQIVQDPQSTHIAVMCHGQIYWFDVLDDNSDVIMTEKDIAINLQTITEDAAQIPIQEAAKGALGVLSTENRKVWSGLRDVLTKNPGSNNADCLNIIDSALFVLCLDYTEPPNVAALCQNMLCGTSEVKNGVQIGTCTNRWYDKMQIIVCKNGSAGINFEHTGVDGHTVLRFASDVYTDTILRFARSINGQAPTLWASTSPDPSKRDPESFGDVNTTPRKLEWDMIPELSIAVRFAETRLADLIEQNEFQCLDFGSYGKNFITSMGFSPDAFVQMAFQAAYYGLYGRVECTYEPAMTKVYLHGRTEAVRTVSSDSVDFVQTFWADNPLEQKIEALKTACQKHVNRTKECAKAQGCDRHLYALFCVWQKYVDDEIGSGMSSFGQSSPVDGYSPVGSPEKASSISSLDGVEIGRSRERGDSTNSRSRDSHPLPFIFADSGWDKLNTTVLSTSNCGNPSLRHFGFGPTSGDGFGIGYIIKDDSISICVSSKHRQTKRFVDALESYLLEIRRILRVTNRKSSTAKTSRAREAEESRPKPVGRKSRGRLVTGLETVRTPRSQDGSSLAEESITASDDDELGGYGFFDAGMLRQALKARDPAADTSETKASERAAVQARRRDVGKKLRLTTE
- a CDS encoding uncharacterized protein (EggNog:ENOG503P9GP~SECRETED:SignalP(1-21~SECRETED:cutsite=VEA-RL~SECRETED:prob=0.7898)~TransMembrane:1 (n3-14c21/22o263-288i)); this encodes MKVTQLMAALAAMCISTAVEARLVARIPQATRSVVLPADGMSPRPTVPPSMHELLRRQDSTSYKLTMAVAPDNTCGYISGNASWAYTCGPSATCGLVFSQPTHSGVVMCYNDGGSNFRFGCMDYNDIVSSSKCGDSCAQDTLVLKCTNAASKFCNTIAFPGGITDYWCAAISDSLANQAFTTFAGQTISRSYFTITQTGSSTSLLNTKQTGKSTIGDPTPSGALSKTSSAAATTSTDGSGNSDSSDKDNSGGGGGGGGKKTPVAAIVGGVVGGVAAIGIAGIIAFFCLRRGKKQADAGKTASPPMEQSPVQHPSVPPPSMMQQQQQQPGPHTSYYNPNYAPSVQSYLPPNQQYPQTMPPPLGGYYPAAADPSLAPTSPTASHMTHMTDPRTNSTSPGVPQWGGYPAPGPGPQQQQQPPPPHGFQPQQPVIYEASAQTSDNHRGQMHELN